In Brassica rapa cultivar Chiifu-401-42 chromosome A06, CAAS_Brap_v3.01, whole genome shotgun sequence, a single window of DNA contains:
- the LOC103872641 gene encoding LOW QUALITY PROTEIN: receptor-like protein 2 (The sequence of the model RefSeq protein was modified relative to this genomic sequence to represent the inferred CDS: deleted 1 base in 1 codon), whose amino-acid sequence MVYEEMRSKAKGLLRPLTTKPLQPVSCHIHLFCLLCVLILSALFLTLSEAVCNSQDQESLLWFSGNVSSSVSPLNWNLSIDCCSWEGIKCDDTSESDVTAISLPLRRLSGNLIWSVQNLHRLSHLDLSHNLLSGPLPPGFFSALDHLMVLNLSYNSFSGELPLEHGSNKFFFPIQTIDLSSNLLQGQILNTSIYLLGAFSLISFNVSNNSFTGPIPSFMCMSSPQLSHLDFSYNDFAGRISRGQGRCLNLSVLRAGFNNISGEIPVEIYNLSELEELFLPANHLTGKIDNSITRLKKLTLLELYFNHLEGEIPKDIGHLSSLQSLQLHVNNITGTVPLSLTNCTKLVKLNLRINRLIGNLTELEFSQLQRLKILDLGNNSFTGDVPEKVFSCKSLTAIRFAGNKLTGQIPPQVKELESLTFLAFSDNILTNITGALSILQRCRKLSILMLARNFYDETFPSNVNFVSSDGFPSKLQIFAIGGCRIIGEIPTWLIKLKSLELMDLSQNGLVGSIPGWLGTLPNLSYIDLSRNLLTGELPKEFFHLKALMSEKAYEATEKNYLPLPIFISPNNIIISQQYNQMYNFPSAIYMERNNLTGSIPVEIGQLKALQVLELHGNNFSGRIPDELSNLTNLERMDVSNNNLSGRIPPSLGLLHFMSYFNVANNSLEGPIPTGSQFDTFPKSYFEGNPLLCGGVLMTSCTAPSREPATTTEDDELKRTLVVGSAIGYIFGFSSILFVCAWRV is encoded by the exons ATGGTATATGAAGAAATGAGATCCAAAGCCAAAGGTCTTTTGAGACCATTAACCACAAAACCTTTACAACCTGTGAGTTGTCACATACATCTCTTCTGCCTCCTCTGTGTCCTTATCCTATCTGCTCTCTTTCTTACACTTTCAGAAGCTGTCTGTAACTCGCAAGATCAAGAATCTCTCCTGTGGTTTTCCGGCAatgtttcttcttctgtttctcCTTTGAATTGGAACCTCTCCATTGATTGTTGCTCCTGGGAGGGGATAAAATGCGATGACACATCAGAGAGTGACGTCACCGCAATTTCCTTACCCCTTAGAAGACTCTCAGGAAACCTCATCTGGTCTGTTCAGAACCTTCACCGTCTCTCTCATCTCGACCTTTCTCATAACCTCCTCTCTGGTCCTCTCCCACCAGGTTTTTTCTCTGCCCTTGATCACCTCATGGTTCTTAACCTTAGTTACAATAGCTTCAGTGGTGAGTTGCCACTTGAACATGGAAGTAACAAGTTCTTCTTCCCAATCCAGACCATTGACTTGTCAAGCAATCTTCTCCAAGGCCAAATCCTCAATACTTCTATATATCTCCTGGGAGCTTTCAGTTTAATCAGTTTCAATGTTAGCAATAACAGCTTCACTGGTCCAATCCCTTCCTTTATGTGCATGAGTTCACCTCAGCTCAGCCACTTGGACTTCTCTTATAATGATTTTGCTGGCCGCATCTCCAGAGGACAAGGCAGATGTTTGAACCTTAGTGTCCTACGAGCAGGCTTCAACAATATCTCTGGTGAAATACCTGTTGAGATCTACAATCTCTCAGAGCTAGAGGAACTCTTTCTCCCAGCCAATCATCTAACTGGAAAGATTGATAACAGCATCACCCGGCTCAAGAAACTAACGTTGCTTGAGCTTTACTTCAACCACCTAGAAGGAGAAATACCAAAGGACATAGGTCATCTCTCCAGCTTGCAAAGCCTCCAACTACATGTTAATAACATCACTGGTACCGTTCCGCTTTCTCTAACAAACTGTACTAAACTCGTCAAGTTGAACTTGAGGATCAACCGGCTGATAGGGAACTTAACAGAACTCGAGTTTAGCCAGTTGCAGAGACTTAAGATTCTGGATCTCGGGAACAATAGCTTCACTGGTGATGTTCCGGAGAAGGTTTTCTCCTGCAAGTCTCTCACGGCGATCAGGTTTGCAGGCAACAAGTTAACGGGGCAGATACCTCCCCAAGTAAAGGAACTTGAGTCCCTAACGTTCTTGGCTTTTTCAGACAACATATTAACAAACATTACAGGAGCTCTCAGCATTCTGCAGCGATGCAGGAAACTGTCCATTCTGATGTTAGCAAGGAACTTTTACGATGAAACGTTTCCAAGCAACGTAAACTTTGTTTCTTCAGATGGATTCCCTAGC AAACTCCAAATATTTGCCATTGGTGGATGTCGAATTATAGGTGAAATACCAACTTGGTTGATCAAGTTGAAGAGCTTAGAGC TCATGGACTTGTCACAGAACGGACTCGTAGGGTCAATTCCTGGTTGGTTGGGAACTCTCCCCAACCTTTCTTACATCGATCTCTCTCGTAACTTACTAACAGGAGAGTTGCCAAAAGAATTCTTTCACCTGAAGGCTCTCATGTCCGAAAAGGCCTACGAGGCAACAGAAAAGAACTATCTACCGCTGCCTATTTTTATTAGTCCCAACAATATTATTATTAGTCAGCAATACAATCAGATGTACAACTTCCCATCTGCCATCTACATGGAAAGGAATAACCTAACCGGGAGTATACCTGTAGAGATTGGCCAGTTAAAGGCTCTTCAAGTTCTGGAGCTTCATGGCAACAATTTCTCTGGCAGGATCCCAGATGAACTGTCGAACCTCACCAATCTAGAGAGGATGGACGTGTCCAATAATAATCTATCTGGTAGAATACCTCCGTCGTTGGGGCTCCTCCATTTCATGTCCTATTTCAACGTGGCGAACAACAGTCTAGAAGGGCCAATACCGACAGGAAGTCAGTTTGATACTTTTCCAAAATCATATTTTGAAGGAAACC
- the LOC103872515 gene encoding ubiquitin-conjugating enzyme E2 34 has protein sequence MAEKACIKRLQKEYRALCKEPVSHVVARPSPNDILEWHYVLEGSDGTPFAGGFYYGKIKFPPEYPYKPPGITMTTPNGRFITQKKICLSMSDFHPESWNPMWSVSSILTGLLSFMMDTSPTTGSVNTTVAEKQRLAKSSLAFNCKTPAFRKLFPEYVEKYNQQQLAEQTQQTAPESPQESNSKAESAKTVDTTKEDSDGGLKERRKNKKQGLPAWIILLLVSVFGVVMALPLLQL, from the exons ATGGCAGAAAAAGCTTGTATAAAACGTCTCCAAAAGGAATATAGAGCACTTTGCAAG GAACCAGTCTCTCATGTTGTTGCTCGTCCTTCCCCAAATGACATTCTCGAGTGGC ATTATGTGCTGGAAGGAAGTGATGGGACACCTTTTGCTG GTGGATTTTACTATGGAAAGATCAAGTTCCCTCCCGAGTATCCTTACAAGCCACCTGGAATCAC AATGACTACACCAAATGGTCGATTCATTACACAAAAGAAGATCTGTTTGTCTATGAGCGACT TTCATCCAGAAAGCTGGAATCCAATGTGGTCTGTATCAAG CATACTTACAGGGCTTCTCTCATTTATG ATGGATACTAGTCCGACAACCGGAAGTGTGAACACCACTGTAGCTGAGAAACAACGGTTGGCTAAGTCATCTCTCGCTTTCAATTGTAAAAC CCCAGCATTCCGAAAGCTGTTTCCAGAGTATGTAGAGAAGTACAACCAGCAGCAACTCGCCGAGCAAACGCAGCAGACCGCACCAGAGTCTCCTCAAGAGAGCAATAGCAAAGCAGAGTCGGCGAAAACAGTCGACACAACAAAGGAGGACTCAGATGGTGGCTTGAAGGAGAGGAGGAAGAACAAGAAGCAGGGATTGCCAGCGTGGATTATACTGTTGCTAGTGTCGGTTTTCGGGGTTGTAATGGCGCTGCCTCTGCTTCAACTGTGA
- the LOC103872516 gene encoding uncharacterized protein LOC103872516, whose amino-acid sequence MKRYLSVALVLLLIAFFSSKYSVEGRSLSRMKNSSQAMRDFQTRKDMKEAKPLVGENDSLRRRVPRSGSNPIQNKVFLFCIKCNPPIVVEGSRKQQITTARKP is encoded by the exons ATGAAGAGATACTTGTCAGTGGCTCTGGTTCTGCTACTTATAGCTTTCTTTAGCAGCAAGTACAGCGTAGAGGGACGTTCTCTGTCAAGGATGAAAAATTCTAGTCAAGCAATGAGAGATTTTCAAACAAGGAAGGACATGAAGGAAGCAAAACCGCTTGTAGGTGAAAATGATAGCCTCCGAAGAAGAGTCCCAAGGAGTGGCTCAAACCCTATACAGAACAA AGTGTTTCTCTTTTGTATCAAATGTAATCCACCAATAGTTGTTGAAGGAAGTAGGAAACAACAGATCACAACGGCAAGAAAACCTTAA